The genomic interval GAGGGTATTCAAATGGAAGAGGATATCCGGAAAGTTGCGCTTGAAAATAATATTCGCATTATAGGCCCCAACTGCCTGGGGGTTTTAGATAATTATGCGAACTTTACCACATCTTTCTTGTCATGGGAAAGGATTACTAAACCAAAAAGAGGCGCCCTCTCAATTCTTTCGCAAAGCGGGGCATTTGCCATCACTGTATTGGATTTAGCGGCCCAGGAGGGAATAGGTATCGCTAAAATGGTGAATTACGGAAACCGGATGGATGTGGGAGAGTCCGATCTTTTGCCGTTTTTAAAGGAAGACCATCATACAAAAGTTGTAGCCATTTATATGGAATCGGTTGATCACGGAAGACGGTTTATTGAAGCCGCAAAAGCCTGTTCCAGGGAAAAACCTATTGTAGCGTTGAAAGTAGGAAAGGGCGCTGCAGGGGTAGCGGCTGCTAAATCGCATACCGGAGCAATTGCAGGAAACTATGAAATATATAAAGCGGCATTTCTGAAGGCAGGCATTATTGAGGCAAATGGCCTTGAAGAATTTATTGACGGGATAAAGGCCCTTTCCATGCAATCCCCTCCCATGGGTAACAAAATATTAATCGTAACAAATGGAGGGGGCTTTGGCGTTATTGTGGCGGATTATTGCGCCCAAAACGGTTTGGAAGTGACGCCTCCTTCGCCTGAATTAAAGGAGAAATTAAAGGAGAAATTCGCTAAGTTTTACGTTGTGAATAATCCGGTAGACTTAACGGGAAGCGCGTGCGATGATGATTATCGCGTTGTTTTGCAAACTTGTATGGTCGAAAGCGATGAATATGACGCGGTTATTATTATACCGCTTATGTCGCCGAAAGGGATGTCTGAGAAAATTGTATCCGTTATTGATGAGACAATGAAGGCATCGGGGAAACCCGCTGTTGTGTGTACCGTTGGCGGAGTTTTCGCCACGAAGATAAAACGGTTATTGGAAGAACGGCATTATCCCGTATACCCCTCTCCGGAAAGAAGCGCAAAGGCCATGGGCATGTTGTTGGAGAGAAAGATGTTGCAGGCGCATTAAAGGAAAGGCAGATAAATTAAAAATTTTCATTCACAATTAAACTGATTTTTGGTAAAAATAATAGGGCGTTGGTGCCGGGGAAAAGCCTTGGTAGTATATCGCTCAGTTTTGGGCTTATCTGAGCAGCTTCGACACCGACGCTCTTTTTTTTCTTTATACAAACTGTAAGGGCGAAGCATTTGCCATAAATTGTCATAAATGCGTTCGTACCTAAACTGGCAAATGCTTCGCCCCTACCCTGGTAGAATTGCTACCGTGTCTTAAGCCGATAAATAATAAACATATAGTTCTTGAACAGAGAACATGGCGGCCATTACCTTTATAGAAAATATCATTCTTTATGGCACCCCTTGAAATAGAAAAATCCGACCTCCAGTCAATTGAAAAGATAGTAAACGGCCGTACAAGGATTAAAAAGGAAATTGCAAAGGTCATTATCGGTCAGGAAGACGTTATTGACGAACTTCTCGTTGCCCTTTTTTGCAAAGGGCATTGTCTTTTTGTGGGAGTTCCAGGCCTTGCGAAGACATTACTGGTAAGTACGTTAGCAGATGTTTTGAATTTGAAGTTTAATCGTATACAGTTTACGCCAGACCTCATGCCTGCGGATATCACAGGCACAGATATTTTAGAGACGGATCACGATACGGGAAAAAGGTTTTTCAAATTTATTAAAGGCCCTATCTTCTCCAATATTTTGCTTGCGGACGAAATTAATCGCACACCTCCAAAGACGCAAGCTGCCCTCCTTCAGGCGATGCAGGAAAACAAAGTGACTGCAAGCGGCGCTACCTATAAACTTGATCCCCCTTTCATGGTATTTGCTACCCAGAATCCCATTGAACAGGAAGGCACCTATCCTCTGCCTGAAGCACAACTTGACCGGTTTATGTTTCAGATTAATGTAGAGTATCCTTCCAGGGAGGAGGAAATAGAAATTGTGAGAACCACCACATCTGCTTTTAAACCCTGTGTTTCTAAGGTATTCAGTCCCGAAGAAATAATACATCTTCAGGAATTGGTTACCAGGGTGCCCGTTGCTGATCATGTGCTTGACTATGCCGTAAGATTGGTTCGCGCTTCCAGGCCAAACGATTCGGAGGCGCCTGATTTTATTAAAAAATGGATTAGCTGGGGGGCAGGCCCCCGTGCGTCGCAATATCTTATCCTTGGCGGTAAGGCCAGGGCAATACTGGATGGCAGGTATGCAGCGACATGCAGCGACGTTCGCAAGCTTGCAAAGTCCATATTACAACACCGCATTATCACGAATTTTCATGCAGAAGCCGAAGGGA from Candidatus Kuenenia stuttgartiensis carries:
- a CDS encoding acetate--CoA ligase family protein codes for the protein MDVFFNPSSVAIIGATEKTGSVPGIILKNLLDMGFAGRIYPVNPKYREVFGLQCFPALSDISEEIALTVIAIPASFVLEIVKQQAQKGVHYAVIISAGFREMGAEGIQMEEDIRKVALENNIRIIGPNCLGVLDNYANFTTSFLSWERITKPKRGALSILSQSGAFAITVLDLAAQEGIGIAKMVNYGNRMDVGESDLLPFLKEDHHTKVVAIYMESVDHGRRFIEAAKACSREKPIVALKVGKGAAGVAAAKSHTGAIAGNYEIYKAAFLKAGIIEANGLEEFIDGIKALSMQSPPMGNKILIVTNGGGFGVIVADYCAQNGLEVTPPSPELKEKLKEKFAKFYVVNNPVDLTGSACDDDYRVVLQTCMVESDEYDAVIIIPLMSPKGMSEKIVSVIDETMKASGKPAVVCTVGGVFATKIKRLLEERHYPVYPSPERSAKAMGMLLERKMLQAH
- a CDS encoding AAA family ATPase: MAPLEIEKSDLQSIEKIVNGRTRIKKEIAKVIIGQEDVIDELLVALFCKGHCLFVGVPGLAKTLLVSTLADVLNLKFNRIQFTPDLMPADITGTDILETDHDTGKRFFKFIKGPIFSNILLADEINRTPPKTQAALLQAMQENKVTASGATYKLDPPFMVFATQNPIEQEGTYPLPEAQLDRFMFQINVEYPSREEEIEIVRTTTSAFKPCVSKVFSPEEIIHLQELVTRVPVADHVLDYAVRLVRASRPNDSEAPDFIKKWISWGAGPRASQYLILGGKARAILDGRYAATCSDVRKLAKSILQHRIITNFHAEAEGKTTLHIIDQLVDAIKE